DNA sequence from the Candida dubliniensis CD36 chromosome 5, complete sequence genome:
GgagagaaaagaaaaaaaaaatactattAACAAAGAGATCTCACTTTTAACAAACTCAATATATTATCTTCAACTTTGGTTTGAATCAATTACCATAATCCCAACAACTCAACTCAACTGAACTCAACTCAACTCAACTCTTTATATtagattttgtttttgtttttgtttttgtttttgtcaATTAAGAAGTGTTTTTTGGAGAAAACtgcttaaaaaaaaagggagaaaaaaaattttttttatcttttattttttttcgcaCCCTAGCAACCATCACACGCGTACCCTTCCAACGAAAAACTTGAACAATCAAGACCTGATTGGAAATCTGTGTGCCGCCGCCGCCGCCACTCCCCCCCAACTACCACTACCCAGAAATCCGCCAATCCGCCGATCCGCCGATCCGCCGACCAACCAATTGACTGACTCAAACACCAAACATCAAGAACTCCCCCTCCCCTTCCCCCTCCTCCCCcccaaaagaaaaaaaaactgcaatttttttttttttaggtaATTATTACCCAATTCGGATTTTAGTGAACGGTTGTTTGAGTTTATTGTCATTCgattacaattattaaagaaaatcacaaaccaaaccaaactAAACCTAACCAAAATTTACCTAAATAATATTACACAAAAAAGAGAAACAccattactactactactactgttACAACGACACACCAAAAGTAACACatccaatattattatcaacattgTAACAGGAAAGTGGTTACTTAATATAATCTGTcttgttttcttctttttcaattcaattcaacatAAACTACCATCATATTATTAAAGagatcttcttcttctttttttttttttttttgttttggggatcatctaataattctttttttcttcttcttcttttcttaattTCTTGAGACAAATTAGAAAGTGGCAATTACTTAACTATTGAATTATACTTCACAAAACTTATTATTCtaattataattgaaaatatttttgtcACGCttctaaaacaaaaaacaaaaaacaaaaaaacaaaaaaaaaaaattttatttttattaatattattaatattaatattaatattgatattattgaatttttttgggCAACACAACACTTGATTTGGAACACACATACACTTTTATACCCACCCATAacacatacatacataatatttctaaattgaattcagAATTcagaattcaaattttattcttttttcgggttatttattttccaatttcaatttcgatttcaatttccaaCATTTCCAACATTTCCAAcattttcaacatttcCAACTgaaattccaatttattatcattgtcaaaaaaaaaacaaccaaaattTCACTATTTTGCATACTTTCACCTCCCGCCCGacccccccctccccccccctttcatatatatttttatttttttttttttttgggttccatatttttttaaaatttcataGTTTCACTTTGGGGGTTTTCAACTAATTACTATCTAATATATTTTAGACCCTTATCatctactactactactactactactactacacACAATCtacaaataaatatttaaacatttcataaacaatttttttatacaTTCAAGTGTCTcccaaaattaaaaaaaaaaaaaaacctttcaatatcaacaaatttaaaaatgaatcaacTACCAGATCAAAACAACACAGAAAACTCCAATGACAACACTACCAATACTACCACACAAGATGCAACTGATAACTCAACCAACAACCAAAGAAATATCACTGAAGTTACCATGGAAGAAGTTGCAAATCATGTGAGAAACCCCCAACGAATAAAATTGTCCAATGACGATATaaaattggttttattCTTAATTGTTAGAGTAAAACCATTCAAATATATTGGGTATCGGAAGGCAACTCAAAGTCAAAGGTGGACACGTATTCAACGAGAGTTTTATGTTCTTAAAAGTAAAGCAgtaaaaaacaagaattttgttgttccaACAGTTCGAACTTTACAACGACAATTAGATACtgcaaataaaaaaaccGCATTTAAATTAAGAACTCTCACAAAAAATGGTgttacaacaagaaaacaTCATGAAATTCCTAATACacttgaagaaattaatcaagatgaacattatcaatataaGCATATTAATCTGAACAGtacaattgaagaattagaaactgctgtttttgaattacaagaattaaGTGATAGAATTAGACATTTAATTATTCAAACTAATAATGTAATTCTTCCAGATCAACAACCTGAAGAATCACTAGTAGAACCATCAGTAGAACAAGATCAAACAGTTCAATCATTACCACaagaaatttcaaatactACTACATCTACATCTACATCTACATTTTATCCAACCATCCAAAATATGATTCATAtgaataatgatgaagagcCAAATTCTACTCCTACTCctgctactactaatactactactactactccTGCTACTAATACTACTTCTaatacttcttcttcttctactactactactgccAGTGCTACTGcttctactactactactacttctGAATCAGCAATTACCAACAACCATATTTCACATATGACCAGTCCAATTCCTAGTTCTTCATCAATGATAGTTACAAATACTAATACTAATGATAATCAAGCCCATGGTAACACTAGTACCAGTACTAGTACCAGtactagtactactactacttccataaatcaaatttatgaAACTATTACTAATCAATTAACCAATcttaaagaagaattaactatgaatattaataatgaacCATTGACACAACAAACTAATCAAGTTATTAcattaaaaaaatcattagatcaaagaattaaaaaatttgaaacaacTGTAactaaaattaataatcaatttagaaaaaaatttgaaaaattaattactGATCATTTCAATAAGATtactaatattaataatgattttataaaagaacaaaaagatttaataaaagaacaaattgatttattaattaatattgaaaatgaaaaaaatgaaaatgaaaaaaatgaaaatgaaaaaaataatgaaaatattcaatcaattattaataaatttgaagaattaattgaagaattattaaatcaaagaaatcaaagaaatcaaaatcaaaattaataataagaataagaataagaatatatcaattttcattttttttttgatttgccttagaattagaattacaattagaattagaattagaattaaatcaattaagaagaagaaaaaaaaaaaaaaaaaaaaaaattggggTTGAGAAAAAGgtaattaattatatttccTTCCTTGttattgtcattattaGAATATTAGAATAATAGAATAATAGAATTAGAATTCATTTGAAtcttattttattttgttttgtattattaatcaaatcaaatcaaacatttggaattggaattgaatttggttttactttactttactttactttactttactttactATCATTGTTTACGAATTGgtttttattcaattatgTTTGTATTACTATTTGggaatcaattcattttgttAAGTCTAGAATGAACTGGACTGGACTGGActggaaaagaaaaaagttttttgctttttgtttgaaattgttcatcttttatttgtttgtttgcttgtttgtttgccttttttcatttgattattgattgataaattatgtTTGCTTGTTTTGTCTTGTTATTAGTATTGTTTTGGAATTAGAAatatttttggttttgttggTAATTATTTCAATGATAAAtgttcttttgttttgttttgttttgttttgtttttttttttttgcagtcattttattcatatttatcaaatttatcaaatactTTACTTGGACAAAACTTTGGAtgtatttatatttgtatatTTCCATATGTATATACTcctatttctttttcccatattacatatatatatatatatcctTTTATGAATAaagttgttttgttttattttattttatatttattgtaTTGTGTATTGATTAGGGAGGGGGAGATGGATCAAATTAATACTCTTGATGTAAATGCTTAGGtggtaatgatttttttttttttttttttgactaAAACAGAAATTAGATCAACTAAGGGGGGGgtaaatattgaaattttgattgttcttgttttttgttgtttgttataaaaaaaaaaaaaaagaaatgctaaaaatataatttcaaaacaaaatttaaacaaaacTGAAAATAATGGTAGAAATATAACAAATCCATAATATAAGTAAGTAAAactctttcttcttccaatttGTCATGATGGTATAAagtattaaaaaattttttcaattaacaTTGACTTGGGTCGATGTGGTCggtgtgtgtatgtgtggGGGTaggaaaaataaaaataaccaaacaaacaaaaaaaaaaaggaagaaggAAAAATCCAAAACTTTACCAAACTGGTTGCAAAACTTCAAAAGATGATTCAAtccataataataatcttattttccatttatcaattcatttattcatATAATGAAcatatcatcaattattatccaCCCACTGAATTAGCCATatctgatgaagaaattgtaAATAGAGCAATTCAAGAATTACATAATATTGATGCCGCCaatgatttaaatgaatGTATGACATGTAAAACTCGATTACAAGTTGCTAAATTCATTAGTTTGACTCGTCCTGATTTAGTTCCACAAATCTTTTCTACTTGGTGTGTTGAATCTGGTTATGATGAAATTCAATGTCATATGAATTATGGTTATCCCAGTGAAGATTATTGTACTATGGGTAATGATTTTACTAAAATGGTTAGTCTTATGAATCCATCAGGTTTAGATGgtgattatttttgttattatcatgataataattgtgGAATATTACCTGAAACTCCCCTTGTTGATATGAGTAGATTATGGCCTCTGAAACCACGTAATTATTTACCGCCAGATAATAGTGGTGAAACATTTCATGTGTTACACATTAGTGATATTAATCTTCAACTGGATTATAAAATGTTTGCTGAAGCTAATTGTACTCAAAGTTTATGTTGTTCTCCTCATTGTagaaatttacaaaattcaGCTCctaattttaatgaaaacTTGGAAGGAGGATATTTTGATAGTAGTTATAGTAGAAaccattttgaaaaagGTTCATATATGGATATcaccaaaattaaaaaaccAACTTGGAGACCAGCTCGACAATTTGGAGAATATAGTTGTGATTCTCCAACATTGTTATTAAATAGTACCATGCAAGGTATACGTGATTTAcatcaaaatcatctttcatttgaatttgcATTATTCACTGGAGGTACTGTTGATCATTCTGATAGACTGTTTATGagtaaaaataaaaatattatgTCTCAAGATATTAGTTATAGAATTCTTAAACATTATTTAGATACGGTTGATGTGATCCCCACATTTGGTACAAGAGACATTTTCCCCATGAATCAATTGCcgcaaaaaaatttaacagaaaattccaattcttATCAATGgcaatttgattttcttgcTGATCTTTGGCTGGAATTAGGTTGGATTGATCATGAATCTTCTAAACAAATTAGATATTCTCAAATTGgttattcattaattacTTCTCGAGgtttaaaaattatatgTTTAAATTCCAATGTTTGGAATGTGAAAAACTTGTATACATTTTGGGAagttttatcaattgattcatttggTATATGGAAATTTcttattgaagaattaattgaaagtGAAAGAATTCATCAACGTGTATGGATAGTGGCTCATTTACCAACTAATCATCaatcattaccattaccaacCAAAGTATTTGCCCAAATCATGGAACGATTTTCTCCACAAGTGATTGCTGCCATTTTTTTCGGTCATATTCAAGTTGATACATTTATGATTCAATATGGTGGAGATGGAACTGATAACAAGGAATTGGAAAAAGCTATTAATCATGCAATTGTTGGTCCTCTGATTAGTCCATATCTGGGAGTGAATCCTGCTTGGAGATATTATGCCATCGATCTGAAAAGTTTTAGTGTTGTTAATGCTTTTACTTATTATACCAAATTAGATAATACATTTATCAATGATGGTGCCGAACCAGTTTGGGAATTTGGATATTCTGCTCGTGATGTATATGATCCTGAACAAATGTGGCCCATGGAATGGTGTTTAAATACTGAATGGTGGCATCATGTCagtgaaaaaatcaaaaaagtACCAGAAATGGATTTAATGTATCAACGATTAGAGACTCGATGGTTTTCTCAAAATGAATTCGATAGCAATAGTTATTGTAAAGTGACTAGTTTTACCATGGAAGCTAAAAAACAATGTATGTTAACTGGAGATCAAGATGATTATGTTGAACCAAAACAACCTAATGATTATGTTCCATTTATTCATGTTGGAAGTAAAATTGAATACATTGATAAACAAGTAGCATATCCCCCtgaagtagaagaagaagtagaagTAGAcgtagaagaagaagaagaagaatttgagTCTGAAGAAGTTGACGAAGATTATCAACCTGGAAAAAAATTAGGCACCAAGGGAAATAACACTAATGTTGACCAGGGTTTGaatgatggtggtggtggcgaaggtggtggtggtggtgacaagaaaaacaaaggaAAAGGAGGATTAATTGggaaagaaattgaagaacaaAATTATACTGTTGCTAATGATAATTCTCTTATTTCAAGATTTCAAAGAAAACCTCAAGGTAAATCTCTTggattaaaaattaaaaatcgTCACCGAGTTCCAATTGCTCAATTGTGAATTGGTTACCACCAtccaaaagaaaagaaaaagaaaaaaaaaaaaaatattgttgttgttgttgttgttgttatttatttggctagaaaatgaaaatgaaaataaaaataaaaggaAAGGGTCTtttaaaatgaaatttaatTGCTTGTAAATAAAGTAGGTATATAACATTATTTAGGGGTTTTAAGTATCTAACCtaattttaaatgaattgagttaaattatttaatttaatttaccCAGTGAAagggaaaaagaaaaagaaaaaaaaaaaaactagaaTAACGGTTTTGTGTAAAGTATGTgtaattataaaatttttattttcttggtagcaacaacaacaacaacaaccggcgtattctttttttccaaCATCATTCGCCTAATATGTACATGCAcgtttaaaaaaaaaaaataaaaagaaatatatatatatatatatgtatagaACAAAAACCAAACCTCGttattaaatgattatATTACAGATATATGAATTATATATAAGTATAAAGTATTTTAAATTTCCATATAATACATATAATATTtagtaataattaattagagaaaagaaatatatacCTTTTTTGAGTTAACagaataatttttttttacaatgAATGTGTGTAGGTGGCGTATTGAGTAGTTACATATAAAGACAATGGTTTCTGTTTAGTAAACAATTTCTCTGTCTCTGtctcttttttgtttggtttcTTCTTGAAGTTTTTGTAAATACAAATATTCTACAAACGAGAAGATAAAGGGGAAGGGGGGAAGGAGGGGGGGGGAAAGAAGattgatataaataatagTCAGGGGGAAAggtggggggggggggggtggAGGacctaataataatcaatatcatatatatatataaatatatatatatatatattacaaTGACatactttttcttttcttttctttttttttttttcgaatGATGGtattgtttgaaaaaaaaataaatgatatttctattattattcttattattcttcttcttcttatttTCTAGGTGATTATTAATTgtgatgataattataatatttggAATTCCTGGTGtctcatttttttcttttttttatttttttttttgggaggGGTTCAAAATTTGACgataagaataagaataacaataacaataataataataataataataatgataataatgatatattattattatggcTTACAGTGCCTTTTCGGTCTAATATGGTTTTGTCATTGttataacaataaaatgTATAGActttctatatatatatataattataatatatatgtaaTTTTATATTCGAGCAAAAAAAGATATGGGAAAGATATCCAAAGTAATATTAGTAatattagtagtagtagtagtagtagtaattaGGGGCAATAACTACATAGGAATTCCTTGACTAAGGTCTAAGAATTCTAAGAATTGTGTGAGAAAGCAATTAAAGTAACGTAACGACACAAGAGAAGGTCACTGTATCAAATGAAATACAGTAATATATTACAATTAGAAAATATACAGTTATGCAGAGTGTTGGAAGGGAGGAAGGTAACAATCATCCGGCAAAAAACTTAACAAACTAGAACTTTAGTTTCTTCACAGTATTGCAGCTCTTCTCCAAAAGGAACAGCAACAAAAAGTTACTAATCACAACAAACTGAGACAAAGTGAAACATAAGTTAGGATACgaggaaggaaggaaggaaggaaggcGGAGGAGGAAATACAGttaattatcattatcatcaatagcAATTCAAAGAAATTTACAATAAatgagagagagagagagagagacaattgttgatattatta
Encoded proteins:
- a CDS encoding acid sphingomyelin phosphodiesterase, putative (Similar to Rattus norvegicus Smpdl3b) gives rise to the protein MCGGRKNKNNQTNKKKKEEGKIQNFTKSVAKLQKMIQSIIIILFSIYQFIYSYNEHIINYYPPTELAISDEEIVNRAIQELHNIDAANDLNECMTCKTRLQVAKFISLTRPDLVPQIFSTWCVESGYDEIQCHMNYGYPSEDYCTMGNDFTKMVSLMNPSGLDGDYFCYYHDNNCGILPETPLVDMSRLWPSKPRNYLPPDNSGETFHVLHISDINLQSDYKMFAEANCTQSLCCSPHCRNLQNSAPNFNENLEGGYFDSSYSRNHFEKGSYMDITKIKKPTWRPARQFGEYSCDSPTLLLNSTMQGIRDLHQNHLSFEFALFTGGTVDHSDRSFMSKNKNIMSQDISYRILKHYLDTVDVIPTFGTRDIFPMNQLPQKNLTENSNSYQWQFDFLADLWSELGWIDHESSKQIRYSQIGYSLITSRGLKIICLNSNVWNVKNLYTFWEVLSIDSFGIWKFLIEELIESERIHQRVWIVAHLPTNHQSLPLPTKVFAQIMERFSPQVIAAIFFGHIQVDTFMIQYGGDGTDNKELEKAINHAIVGPSISPYSGVNPAWRYYAIDSKSFSVVNAFTYYTKLDNTFINDGAEPVWEFGYSARDVYDPEQMWPMEWCLNTEWWHHVSEKIKKVPEMDLMYQRLETRWFSQNEFDSNSYCKVTSFTMEAKKQCMLTGDQDDYVEPKQPNDYVPFIHVGSKIEYIDKQVAYPPEVEEEVEVDVEEEEEEFESEEVDEDYQPGKKLGTKGNNTNVDQGLNDGGGGEGGGGGDKKNKGKGGLIGKEIEEQNYTVANDNSLISRFQRKPQGKSLGLKIKNRHRVPIAQL